Genomic segment of Eupeodes corollae chromosome 2, idEupCoro1.1, whole genome shotgun sequence:
gatatgcCCCCATtaccattatccatggatggcacttgcatcaatgagactgaacacctctatattctcggtatgtgtgtcaccaaccacctcttgtgggatgatcacatacgcgatgtcgccaaaaatgccgtaaggtgtttgggtttccttaggcgatgcaagaaatatttcaccccttttggtctggctattatctacaagacttacatacgtcctaAGCTTAAGTACAActtccatctctgggctggtgctcctgcaacttactcaagcttcttggatagtattgaacgtagagcatttaaattgatagattatAATATCATAATAAGTTAATTTACTTCGCTTTAACATCGACGTAAGGTCTCTTGTATGACTCttatttaccgttattttaacggtttatgctctagtgaaatagccagttgcattcctccccttaaagaggtcaaccgtaatactcgcgcttctaggaagtTTCGTTCTTTACCGTACTACGCGAGTGTTTAATGCCTTACCACAATCTGTcattcctagtcattgcaatattcaggaattcaaaaccaatgtgcaccgacatctcctttttaaccctctctcctcttcctagtgctcacactgtgcctctgtataataagggtagtaatatccccttgagtgtgtgtttattataaaaaaaaatcaaataaaaggtATCTTTTCCATAAGtgtacaaatacaaaaactttctggtcatttgtaaaaaatgtgcgcaacactacgtcatTGTCAGTTCCTACGATCGTtttcaatgacactccctacgtAAGCTCGATTggtaaagccaatttgcttttagcacagtttgctgttaattcgatgctgcttATGAGTGACAtaactccgcctgtacttgaaagcgtaaacgatactatgggacgaatcttctttcgcactcgttcagttactagagtacttgaAAATCTTgatattcacaaatccgctggcccggatagtatccccgctattgttctgatgaggtgttcttcaatactggcaaaaccactgcgtaagctgtTCCATCTGttctattctacaggtctctttccgagtggatggaaaacagcatttgagCAGCCTGTCCGAAAAAAGGCGAATCCACTTCACCATCTAACTGTCATCCAataattgcacttacgtcccttctttttaaggtcatggaaacgctgattcaTTTTCAGCCtaggaaatatcttgaagaacggaagcttcttaatgaacggcagtatggctttcgttggaatagatccactggtgacctcatagtttatctcaccgaacagtggaacaaatctttgcatcgttttggagaaagtaagattattttgaaatatcaagtgcaataatcttactttttttaacgatgtaaagatttgttcgtcgggttagaaattacttttccgatcgttcaattcaagtagtattagacGTGTTCAAAacagatatccacaaaataaacgctgacGTGCCCCAGgtctccgttttgtctccgacacttttccttatttttataaatgatcttttgtctgaaacttcttaccCATTGAATTTTTTCGCTGATTACattaccctcagcttctcatattcgtttttagattctcatccttgttcttcggatgtggactaccaacggcagggtatgataagttcattaaattctgatcttgaaatcaatcaaaaaccgtgtagaattgaatgcttcgaaaacttaatgaTGTCttctgtcacaaaagcgtaaccttcccccaatgccactatccatgagtggtacttgcatcgaggagaccaAACAGCTTTCAGTCCTTGGTATGTGCATTGCAAACCACTTGCTGTAGAGTGATCACTTATTTGGCATCGCCAGACATGCTGAGTTTTTtaacccttctgatctggcaataatctataaagcctatgTACGAACATCGACTACAATTCCCATAtggggcaggtgctcctattaCCTATTTGAGTCTCctagaaagaattcaaaagagagctcttaaaatggtaggtgaccgttgtctaactaaAACTTatgtatctctcgagcaccgtcgcgTTGTAAGGTTTCAtacctgtcattattttatcgctactttcataaaccTCTAATGAATAgccgttcttctaggaatgcttatcagtttacccttgagtccaatttcggacgtactgtaaagtacagcaattctttctttagtcgcactacacgaatgtggaatgctcaATGTTTCTTACtaattacaatgtgcagacattcaaagccaatgtgcatcggtatctcctttttaatcctatcctcccctcctaattgctcgcactatGGTTAATCATCATAatggtattcatatccccttgagtgcgcgtataatATAGAAAAGCAAGAGTACGAATAAGAAGAACATTATCTCAAGTAATTGTTATATGACTTTTAATGATCTTCgaaatatatctttttaaagtGCAAGTTTAGAAATCTAAAATTTTGATCGATGTTGAACATTAGATGCGATTTATTATTGCCAATGGATACTTCATTCTGCGATGTAGATCCAAGACGTAAGACTTTCATACATTATACGTGTTAAAATATAACCCATATGGATTATTTTCGACAGTAAAATGCagctattaaaaatattaatatttggtaaaaagcTTTAAACGAGAAAAATTGCAGCTCCTTCAGCTATGTGTTTCTTCACAGGTATGAAAGTAAAAGGATGAATTTTGTATGAGCGTCAATTTATTGACTTACTTTTAGGTCCtttgagtttttgtttcgtGTTTGTTTTCgcaattcattttcaaacacTTTCTTCTATTCATATTTTCTAAGCCAAATAGgtactgaattaaaaaaaaattccttacacaaattttaagtattgttgttatatttgaaaataaaaaggaatatcTAGAGTAGACTTActcaataatattaataattaccTTGCAATAAGTATTTTGTAAGAGATAAACCTATAAAGAACAACCTTCTATATGACTCGATCTCTCCAACCTAATCCTTAATTGAGTGAATagagttaaattttattgctgCATTTTATGCAATAATATTTATAGTATTTAATTAAGAAGTAATTTTTACACAATATTTGAAAGGTATTTAAAGACACCGAATATGGAATTTAAACAGAGAAGCAAGCACTAGAAAAACTGCActtattttggagatacaatACTGACATTCATCTAAATATCATATCTACACACTTaaataaacatattaaaaacataatttttttcagaaataaatgACTATGCGACGAAACTTGGCATTGATCCAATAAAGGAACCTCATTTGCTCTACTTGGCGAGGGAAGGTTTAATGCAGGCCTTACCatcaaattggaaaatttggtaattattttttttaaatttttgtaaagcccttttttgtcatatgtacaaataatttttcaggTGAAACTATTGGTTGATATGTATATACATCTGCTTATTAATAATAACGATTTACGAGTCAGTGAAATCtgatattaataaatacaaatgcaaaaggttttttttttgagtccgatacttttaacaatttaaaaaaaaacataggcaAATTTGTATGCGAACAGAATTTAAATAGGCAACCCGCGAGGGAtcagaaaattatgaaaaattgaaaggTTAAATATGGGTTTCAAAACCTTTTAGTAAATTTGTCTCCCTAATATTTTAACagatattaaatgaaaataaactgttcataaaggtaaaaaaaaacaaaaatagtttgtaagtttttttttccgcTAGCAAGAAAtgcggttgttttttttttattatttcttcttttgacCAGTATAGATCTACATCTACAACAGATTAACAATATGTACTTAAAATAGACTTTCATTTGGTACCTATTGGTTTCATTCCCAAAATGCCAATTGATCGTTGTTTAAATACATAACTGACGTCATCAAATCAAACTGCCAAAATTAGAAAATGAAATTGGGAAGGGATTGCATACACGGTATAAATAATTTTCGGACTGAAACCGGTTTCAGGCTTTATTCCAAGAACACACGAGACGAAAAATTATGTGCTACTATTTCCATAGTATATGAGACACGCAAAATTGTAAACTGTTGTGTATGTGTTAGTTACAGTCCTCGTTCATCTacgatattttgggttaacatTTCAGTACATTTCGTACTGCACCATTCTCTTCACTTGTCCAGAAAACCGGATTCAGTCCCGACTGAATAGTGTAGAGTTTGCAGGGTAATTGGCTATGATAAGGACTGATATAAACGAAGGactaagtaataaaaaaaattggattaatTTAAAGGAGCAAATTATTTTGAGGTTGCTTTTTCtgcctatttatttaaaaacttaacgtTTTCATCTTATTGAATTgatagttaagttttaaaatgattgacAGCAACTTAATTGGGATCCTGGTTTCTATCTGGATAAATTTGAGGAACCAAGCAATGATTAAGGAAATTGAACTGTAATTAGAAGAACGAGGTAGCTGTAGCGAAATGTTGCATGATTCTTTTGAGgcaattttcgaccacttttgaCACACATTGGGCAGTAtatcagccataacttgacaaaATGTTGGGTTTTGAAGTGTTCAAAAGTAAAAGGTTTATTTGAATTAACACGTTCTTTCACGTAGCCACACAAAAAAACAGTACATCGGCATCAAATCTTATGATCTGGGTGGCCAGTTGATTTCGCCACTAAGAGAAATTCCGCGGcaggaaatgtctcttacaataaaagtaaattcgctcgagttgtgtggtatgtggcaccgtcttgttgaaaccacatctACAAGTCGTATTGTcaaaaaagtcggttattaTATGACTATAACGtttcgaattgacggtgacagtcgtcgttttcgaagaagtaaggtccaatacATCTATATACCAAAGAGCGCATCAAACAGTGAGTTTTCTCTCTTCAAGTACTTGGGGATTTTCAGAACCCctaatacgacaattttgtttactaacATTCCCACCAAGTGAggaatgtgcttcgtcgctgaagaaaatttcgtTCGAAAAATTGCCGACCGCCgcttgttgttcaagcacccattcgacataTCAACGACCTTGTGAATGGGCAGCTGAATGTAAGTGTAGATCCTAATACAAAATACGCCGTGTGCCGTAAGACAGCCTTGTTCGACacggaatcgacacattcgggtcttcagAAACAGTTTCACTtaagcagcgatattttcagtggtacgagagAAACGATGGTGCACACttcacaggccttacaatatctgtaatcaatccagtctcttaaaatttcttaacaattttgccaattgcttgcgtagcaTGATATgaggctgtggcagaatcaccttatttttagtaggttttaataatttgtatgcgttgtgcgatagtaaAGCAATCTATATTCGTAAATCTCAGACTTTGAACTAAAacgaaaattggtttaacaacttagtttgacagatgtcgaagtCCAGCCCAATACTTTTGAAAcggcaaaatggataaccccattttggagtgaatacaacctaataataattaaaaaatatatttttcggtACTTCGGGATTAAGTGCTTCAATTTTAAGGTCCAAACATTTTCTATTACTTGGTAATCTTAATTTCAGCCTCTTATTCCAGATGTTAAAACGATTTCGCAGCTGATCAAAATTGCAAGgtattttttgaatacttaGAAGACATTGGGGCGTTTATTCTTAATGGCAGAATCTTTGACGACCAAAATGAAGAGTTAACTTTTGTACCAAGCAATGGATCATCTGTAATTGCCTATGGCTACCCATTTTATTACTAAGTCTATAACATAGAAGATTTGTCTTAAAGCATACTCGTATTAAATCCCAATATTATCGACTTTGAAATCATGTGAAGACATTACTGGAAATTTTTCGTTGCAGTTGTTTCTTGTGCTTATTGCAGCCGTATCAATGAACGTGTCACACAAAGAAATTATGCATCAAAATAAGATCTTAAACTATAAAAAGACCATACGTATATAAAACTTATTTCGATACCTTAACTTGGCTTGAAACGGTCATCATGGTAATCACATagtcttataagtttttttgggATGCCAAATTATCCAATGGCCTTAAAAAGATCTGCCCTGGCTGTTCCGTCATAGGACGCTATGAAAGCTTTAAACAGTATGTTGGGATGTTAAATTCGAGGCAGTTTTCCATCGCCTACCTGTTGATTTACCTGCTCTAAGACGACAACGTTATAGCCTTATAAATACTGCACTAGGTGATATCTCTTTTCTTATGTATAGGATATATAATACCTTAAAGCCTTCTTACATCTTTCTTTCTTGTTTCCATACGTGCACTGACACTTCATAAATTACTCGatgtaatgataatgatgatgccAGTCGCTCCGATCCTCAACACGTGATCTATTAGTTATGTGatccattaaatttaattaggcTGATGTTCTTAAACTTGCATTGGACGCGAAAAGTTGATAGCCTTCCTTTTATCACTTTGAAGCCGATGATGCTAGGTTTTATACTTTGACTAGAAAACCTGCTGTTTTGGATGATAGCTGTAATATACGTCATATTCGTTTTTCTGTCAATCACCATACCCCAGCCACCTAAACTCTTGCAGTGCTGGTGAATCTGCCTCGGACATCGGTCACCTGTTGTGCAGATCGGACTCTGTAGAACGTTGTTACGTTAAATGacgaaattcttaaaattaatgttgTCGTCTTCGTTGCGCCGAGAAATGTCTTCGTAGCCGCTGTGGGAAAGCTATGATAGGTTTTCCACCAGCCCATGATAGAGACCAAGTTTCACCCAACTATCCAGCTGATAACTGACCGCCTCTTTAGAAATCATTCATTAtcaaaacattaacaaacaaaaagaattgtATTTAGTTGATTTAGAATAAGAATCAGTAAAGGAAAACAAAGAACCCGGTTTTGATAGGTTTGAAAATGAGTTAACAAATACAACAGTATTTCAATTATTAAGAAAGTACATGCTTTGCTCAGGCACAATGTTGATACAAAAagcatttcttcttaaaaaatcgTTCCTTCTTCAAGAAAGTCAATTGCCTAAGTTTTCAACCTGTATAATCGAATTTGAAACTGagtcagaaaaaaaactatattaatCTGAACAATCTTCGTTCATTTGTCACAAAATAATAGGGATACggtgttttaaaatcaataagaaTAAAtgctttatatgaaaaatagttTCCTTTATAAAATTCCTTCCACGAAGACATTTACTCGGAAGAGAAGAGTCGGAAAAAGTATAACAAAGCTTATTTCAGAGAAGCAAACGGAAAATGTAATGAAAACGATATGGGGCTGCAACTATTGCAGTGGTGGCTAATTGGCTGATATCGTTTTCAATTGTTGATAgcatctatgtacatatgtatgtatgtatgtacatatgtatgtccatatgtatttctcattgattttgcatacaaatattttattttaaaattaaagtgaaacctcttattgaaaaaccatcTATCTAAATCAAACAATTCTATTAATTCAATATGGATGTTAGGTGTATAAAGCAACCACAAAATAAGGCTACATTACCTTATGCAGATGTAGGAAGTAGGAACACAAAGAGTACGGACAATTGAAATACTGCATAATTTTTCGTCTTGCCAAAAAACACAattcatattaaaattaatcTCGCAACGGCATCTTCTATATACAGAAATCAATGTTAATGCCACGGAATGGCATATAACCGTCTGCCTCCCCTCTGTTattattatacaaacaaatatttattgggCCCAGAAATGTTCGGGTCTTTTTAAAGAAACTCAAATAATCCGTAATAAACTGTTTGCAGAGgtattcaaaacataaaatattctcGTGCATTAGGGAAATAATTGAAATGCTAATTAACTTAATTTCCATCTTATTGAAAAGCAAAGAGAGGAAGTGGGAAtctaatatttaagtttttataaagctaatttgtatttttataaaatgaattaggttaaaaaaaatgttttttaaaaattataaaaagaagtattttttacaGCTACTCCGAAGAACAGGACGCCCACTACTATTACAATATCAAGACCAAAAACTCTCAATGGGATCATCCTTTGGATGCTGAATATCGTGAACTGGCGGAACAAGCCAGACAAAAGCAATTTTCATCAGCAATAACTCCAGTGATTGATAACTCTGACGATGCTTCACAATTGGATTCAGGTATTCGTAGTCTTCAAGGTAACGAAGACATGGATTCAAACAATACAAACGATATTTCTTCGCCAGTAAATAACAGCGCTAAATGTAGTTCATCTAACGGCACTTTAAGTTTCACAGGAACTAGTGGATTTAGTGGTGGGGTTAATCGTTTTTTAGAATCTCGAACTAAATGTTTTCCTGTAGCATCGAACTTTCCAACCATAAAGATGTCGCGGTTCGAGGTAACAAAGACAAATCCACAGATTGGGCTATCTATGAAATTTAACAATATTGATTTACAACAGAGCATAGAGCATTACCCTTCGACTCCGAATGGGGAAGGACCAGAAGTTAAGAAAGGATTTACCATATCCGGCACAGGTgctatgtttttaaaatcaaatttaagacaaaatatGGATTTGCAAAACTTGGgtgattcaaaagaaaaaaatagtgcTTTAGGGTTATTTGCTGATATAGTTAATACTGGAGTTAAAGGCATACTAAGAGACTCAAGTCTCACGGACATGCGGCGAAAAGGTGATAGTTTAGAAAATGATTTTGGAGAGGATAAAAAAAGTGTTCGTTTTAATCTTGAAGATATGAAATCTAAATCCAATTTGTCTCCGGAAGAAGATCCTAGCAGCTCCAAAAGGCTTACTCAGAGTCCTGAAGTGTCAGTTATCTCAGATGATGAATATAATTGGGAAAACaatgatgaaaatgaagaagattTTGATGAAGTTCGGAAGCACGTTAAAGATGTAAATGTTACTTCAGTTTCAAAGTCACCAATAGTGCCAATGTTAAAAACTCAGAGTTTGTCCTTGGATTTAATCGATAAAGAAAGGAGCCGTTTAAGTGATGCGACTCGCTCTTTGAGTGCTGAAAGCCAACCATCTTCAACTGTGTCTTATTTGGATAAGTTAAAAGAAACCACACTTGTAAAACCACTATACGAAGACACAGATTCAGACTCAAAAGCTAGTTCAGTACGAAGCTTTGTCAATAAGTCAGAACAAGAACTTGAAAGTATTCCATTTGACCTTGATgagcttgataaaaaaaatgaacgtGATGTTGAAAAATTAGAACATAAAATGAAAGAGGCAGTTATTCAGAAGATAACACAATTTCCTATTATATCTGAAATCGATTCCAGTCTTGTAAATGTGTCTAAGCAAATTGACAAAGAAGTTGAAAGTGAAATTCAGAAATATCGTCAGCAAAGAGAGGCAGATATGACGGAAATACttcgaaaagaaaaagaacgcTTGGACGCAAAACTTGAACAAGATATTGAAGGTATAAAAAAAGATCACGAGTCAAAGTTAAAGAGCCTTCGACACGAACACGATTTGAGACTGACATCAGTACGGCATCAGTTAGAAGAAGACTCTGATAAACAATTTGAAGATTATCGATCCAAAATGGAAGAAGATTTGGCAGCTAAACGAAAAGCAGTAGTTGATGAACATAAGTTACACATGAGCACACTTCAACAAAATCATTTAGAAATTCTTCAAGATCTTGAAAGAGACTTGAAGAGTGAAGaggaaattttaaagaaggAATATTCCACTAAGCTTTCAGAAATGCATGATAAATTGACCCATGAAATAGAAACAGAAAGACAACGAATGCGTGATACTGGCGAAGACCGCCTCTATGAAAAAGTTCGTTGTGAAAAACGTTTGCTCGAAGACAAATACCGTTGTTTGAAGGAAAAATATGTGAGACTGAAAACAGATGTTAAGTTATCGTTAGAACGTCGTAATCGTCGACGTGAACAGCAAGCAGCCCTCAATCAACAAAGTATTAACAATACAACTACAGGTTCAGAAACCGAGCGATCTTTATCTAATAAGCCTTCAATTGGAAACAGTGAGAACCGTAGTCTATCAATATCGGCTTGTGGTGTAAAGCCACCCGTACCTCCTAAAACTCATCTTCAAAATGTAAGAGAACATCCCTTACGGGAAAATTCAGCAGAACGTCAACAAACTCGAAAACCTGGAATTACCTCAAAGTATATTAAGCATCTACAGATTCATGATGACACTACATCCATAAGCCAATCTGATACAACTATTTCTAACAACTATCCAAAAGGTCGGTATCTACCAGCCCCTATTATGAGTGACAACGGTAATTCGGATTCGGAAGCGCTTCAAATCAACCAGgagaataataataacacaCGTGGAGCTGGTAATCAGCGAAGGAAACTCTTCTCTCGCATGAAGTCTGCTTCAACTTCACGACTCAACTCAGATAATTTTAAAGGAGATAGGCCATGTACACCAGTGGAAAATTTACGTCATCAGCTTCAAAAATTAGAAGATCTTGAAGATCAATTTCCTGAAAACACTTTAGACGCGACTTATCACCTTCGCTATCCATTCTCAGATGTTTCTAATGAACATGCTGGAACAACCTCAGCTGAACTGGAATTTTTTAAGCACCGTATTCACATGGAACGAGACTCGGTACGTCGTGCCAAGGAATCTCTTCGCACTCAAAGAACAAATTTCAGGGCTCGTCAGAGGGAAATTAAACAGCACCATAAAACCAACGCTACAAGACATTCGCTTGACCAGTTGATTCAGGAGGAAAAGGAATTAACTGAAATGGAAGTTAACCTTCATCGAACAAGAGCACTTTTAGGCGAGAAAGTCATCCGGTTAAGACATTTAGAACAATCATtacaaagaatttttgaaaaagagaaaCCAATGGATTGTCTAACAGTAGAAAATAAAGATGATGCTACCTTAAGTGATCTCTCTTCGCATTCGAGTTCGGGATTCAGCAGTACCGATTTTGCTAGTGATACGCACAATTTAAACCGTCGTAAGGATATGTTTCATCAAGAATCTTCTGAATGCattcaaaatttagaaatattgaaCGTAGAAATTAGAGAAATATTGGACATTCTCAGCAAGCAGCAGGGGCATGGTAAGATATATTTCcctgttttcatttaatttaaccttattttttttaaggtccaTCAGTTCCTTTTGGTAGCCCTCAAAATGATTATAACTGGGCCAATCTTCTTTCGGCACCGAGTGCTGTTCCGGTGACTCCAAACGGCTCAATCCTCGTTCAAGCGCCTCAATCAATTCCAACTCTAGCCGATCGTTTGGAGACCTACCGTCAACTAGCGACTGGTCGAATGGGAGGAGCTATTCTAGCCGCCAACACTATTGTATCACAGAGTCCAAGGGCGGTCAATTATACAACAAGTCTTGTAGAACGTACTCGAGACTTACGTAACTGGTTGCGGCAAGCTAAAAATGAACATGAAATTCTTACTGGAGTAGCCCCTTCATCTCTGGGAACGGCTTCCACAGCATCTGCAGCTCCAGCTGCTGGACATCCAATTGCAGGACGACATCCGCACACAAATCTCTAATTAGGAAcgttgttttgttgctttacaaATAAAGCAGCAACAAAATAGGAGACATTCTTTGAAGAAAACCTTTGTGAGTGGTATGTGTGGTgccaaatttgtatattattttctcaaaataagtATATCCTTCTTATGGAAATTGTACTAAGTACCTACTACTTTCTACTATTGTTTTTATACACTGCAgctaaaacttcttttttgaaatgtgaaaaacGTGAAACGAAAAACTGTATTCGcttgaatttcatttaaaaaaattcactttaattactacgaaaataaagcaaaaattaacttttatttattaaaataaaatatttcaaatcagAAAATATTCTTGGCCTAATATGATATTCTAATATTCTTTTCAAggaaagatttattaaaaaaaaaactgtttaaaattttaaataaaaacattgattaATACATTGttttcaagtaaaaataaaaaatattaaaaattaaataaatgtatgaaaacgtaagtttacaaaaata
This window contains:
- the LOC129946070 gene encoding myosin-15 isoform X2 is translated as MIGRVGSSSPSSSVICEEVFDDGYQPSFEEINDYATKLGIDPIKEPHLLYLAREGLMQALPSNWKICYSEEQDAHYYYNIKTKNSQWDHPLDAEYRELAEQARQKQFSSAITPVIDNSDDASQLDSGIRSLQGNEDMDSNNTNDISSPVNNSAKCSSSNGTLSFTGTSGFSGGVNRFLESRTKCFPVASNFPTIKMSRFESIEHYPSTPNGEGPEVKKGFTISGTGAMFLKSNLRQNMDLQNLGDSKEKNSALGLFADIVNTGVKGILRDSSLTDMRRKGDSLENDFGEDKKSVRFNLEDMKSKSNLSPEEDPSSSKRLTQSPEVSVISDDEYNWENNDENEEDFDEVRKHVKDVNVTSVSKSPIVPMLKTQSLSLDLIDKERSRLSDATRSLSAESQPSSTVSYLDKLKETTLVKPLYEDTDSDSKASSVRSFVNKSEQELESIPFDLDELDKKNERDVEKLEHKMKEAVIQKITQFPIISEIDSSLVNVSKQIDKEVESEIQKYRQQREADMTEILRKEKERLDAKLEQDIEGIKKDHESKLKSLRHEHDLRLTSVRHQLEEDSDKQFEDYRSKMEEDLAAKRKAVVDEHKLHMSTLQQNHLEILQDLERDLKSEEEILKKEYSTKLSEMHDKLTHEIETERQRMRDTGEDRLYEKVRCEKRLLEDKYRCLKEKYVRLKTDVKLSLERRNRRREQQAALNQQSINNTTTGSETERSLSNKPSIGNSENRSLSISACGVKPPVPPKTHLQNVREHPLRENSAERQQTRKPGITSKYIKHLQIHDDTTSISQSDTTISNNYPKGRYLPAPIMSDNGNSDSEALQINQENNNNTRGAGNQRRKLFSRMKSASTSRLNSDNFKGDRPCTPVENLRHQLQKLEDLEDQFPENTLDATYHLRYPFSDVSNEHAGTTSAELEFFKHRIHMERDSVRRAKESLRTQRTNFRARQREIKQHHKTNATRHSLDQLIQEEKELTEMEVNLHRTRALLGEKVIRLRHLEQSLQRIFEKEKPMDCLTVENKDDATLSDLSSHSSSGFSSTDFASDTHNLNRRKDMFHQESSECIQNLEILNVEIREILDILSKQQGHGPSVPFGSPQNDYNWANLLSAPSAVPVTPNGSILVQAPQSIPTLADRLETYRQLATGRMGGAILAANTIVSQSPRAVNYTTSLVERTRDLRNWLRQAKNEHEILTGVAPSSLGTASTASAAPAAGHPIAGRHPHTNL
- the LOC129946070 gene encoding myosin-15 isoform X1, which produces MIGRVGSSSPSSSVICEEVFDDGYQPSFEEINDYATKLGIDPIKEPHLLYLAREGLMQALPSNWKICYSEEQDAHYYYNIKTKNSQWDHPLDAEYRELAEQARQKQFSSAITPVIDNSDDASQLDSGIRSLQGNEDMDSNNTNDISSPVNNSAKCSSSNGTLSFTGTSGFSGGVNRFLESRTKCFPVASNFPTIKMSRFEVTKTNPQIGLSMKFNNIDLQQSIEHYPSTPNGEGPEVKKGFTISGTGAMFLKSNLRQNMDLQNLGDSKEKNSALGLFADIVNTGVKGILRDSSLTDMRRKGDSLENDFGEDKKSVRFNLEDMKSKSNLSPEEDPSSSKRLTQSPEVSVISDDEYNWENNDENEEDFDEVRKHVKDVNVTSVSKSPIVPMLKTQSLSLDLIDKERSRLSDATRSLSAESQPSSTVSYLDKLKETTLVKPLYEDTDSDSKASSVRSFVNKSEQELESIPFDLDELDKKNERDVEKLEHKMKEAVIQKITQFPIISEIDSSLVNVSKQIDKEVESEIQKYRQQREADMTEILRKEKERLDAKLEQDIEGIKKDHESKLKSLRHEHDLRLTSVRHQLEEDSDKQFEDYRSKMEEDLAAKRKAVVDEHKLHMSTLQQNHLEILQDLERDLKSEEEILKKEYSTKLSEMHDKLTHEIETERQRMRDTGEDRLYEKVRCEKRLLEDKYRCLKEKYVRLKTDVKLSLERRNRRREQQAALNQQSINNTTTGSETERSLSNKPSIGNSENRSLSISACGVKPPVPPKTHLQNVREHPLRENSAERQQTRKPGITSKYIKHLQIHDDTTSISQSDTTISNNYPKGRYLPAPIMSDNGNSDSEALQINQENNNNTRGAGNQRRKLFSRMKSASTSRLNSDNFKGDRPCTPVENLRHQLQKLEDLEDQFPENTLDATYHLRYPFSDVSNEHAGTTSAELEFFKHRIHMERDSVRRAKESLRTQRTNFRARQREIKQHHKTNATRHSLDQLIQEEKELTEMEVNLHRTRALLGEKVIRLRHLEQSLQRIFEKEKPMDCLTVENKDDATLSDLSSHSSSGFSSTDFASDTHNLNRRKDMFHQESSECIQNLEILNVEIREILDILSKQQGHGPSVPFGSPQNDYNWANLLSAPSAVPVTPNGSILVQAPQSIPTLADRLETYRQLATGRMGGAILAANTIVSQSPRAVNYTTSLVERTRDLRNWLRQAKNEHEILTGVAPSSLGTASTASAAPAAGHPIAGRHPHTNL